In one Chloroflexota bacterium genomic region, the following are encoded:
- a CDS encoding AI-2E family transporter — protein MIRLLLPFAILALVACFATTVLAPFVIAAILAYILSPLIDRLEERTRLPRAALVAVFAVLLIGTLVGLVWFLEARLAAEIRALRAAGPDIVQGAFAKLVGGDTLDVFGQVVEVRALAGWTRLQMNEILGRPSDALQLLQHAIEGVVKVFLTLMALFYFLYDGRRVGPYLLRFVPAEHRRRTREVGQNVHAVLGRFLRGQLFLIGLMIVVNYCVLEFIFRLPFALPIAIVSGVLEVIPLLGPILAGAIASVIALAHGGVGPMAGVALAYLILRQLEDHFVMPFVVGRAVHLHPLIPIVSVLIGGAIGGILGAILAVPTAAALRVTLDTLYPPLAVEEPLTLPPAHRSTPHAPAPTVHTPS, from the coding sequence TCGCCGCGATCCTCGCCTACATCCTCAGTCCGCTCATCGACCGGCTGGAGGAGCGGACCCGCCTGCCACGCGCCGCCCTGGTCGCCGTCTTCGCCGTCCTGCTGATCGGCACGCTCGTCGGGCTGGTCTGGTTCCTCGAAGCGCGCCTCGCCGCCGAGATCCGCGCCCTCCGCGCGGCCGGCCCGGACATCGTGCAGGGCGCGTTCGCCAAGCTCGTCGGCGGCGACACGCTCGACGTGTTCGGCCAGGTCGTCGAGGTGCGGGCGCTGGCCGGATGGACTCGCCTCCAGATGAACGAGATCCTCGGGCGGCCGTCGGACGCCCTTCAACTGCTCCAGCACGCCATCGAGGGCGTCGTGAAAGTGTTCCTGACGCTGATGGCGCTCTTCTACTTCCTGTACGACGGACGCCGCGTCGGCCCGTACCTGCTGCGGTTCGTGCCGGCCGAGCATCGGCGGCGCACCCGCGAGGTCGGGCAGAACGTCCACGCCGTGCTCGGGCGGTTCTTGCGCGGCCAGCTATTCCTGATCGGCCTGATGATCGTCGTGAACTACTGTGTGCTGGAGTTCATCTTCCGGCTGCCGTTCGCGCTGCCCATCGCCATCGTCAGCGGCGTCCTTGAGGTCATCCCGCTGCTCGGCCCGATCCTCGCCGGGGCCATCGCGTCGGTGATCGCCCTGGCGCACGGCGGCGTCGGGCCGATGGCCGGCGTGGCGCTGGCCTACCTGATCCTCCGGCAGCTTGAAGATCACTTCGTGATGCCGTTCGTCGTCGGGCGGGCCGTCCACCTGCACCCGCTCATCCCGATCGTCTCGGTGCTGATTGGCGGCGCGATTGGCGGTATCCTGGGGGCGATCCTGGCCGTGCCGACGGCCGCCGCCCTGCGGGTGACCCTTGACACGCTCTACCCACCCCTCGCCGTCGAGGAACCCCTGACCCTGCCGCCGGCGCACCGCTCCACGCCGCACGCGCCTGCGCCGACCGTCCATACACCGTCGTAG
- a CDS encoding acyl-CoA dehydrogenase family protein — translation MLTDRGPLRPAPSARSSAELLDAARALRPRIEALGPEIEAGRELPAALVDLLHANALFRMLLPRSLGGHEVEPIAFVQVLEEIARADASTAWCICQASGCSMVSAYMDPASAHEAFGDPRAVLAWGQPVGARADATGDGGYRVNGQWVFASGSHHATWLGGITAPIFEADGAPRLLPSGAQEARTILFPAAQATLQDVWQVSGLRGTGSDTITVADLFVPEGHTARVEPATRREAGTLYRFTWGNLFSSGFSSVALGIARGLLDALVELASEKTPRGLRATLRENAVIQRQVAIGTAQLDAARALLHATLRDAWTVAEANGPGPLPMELRVRIRLAATFGIHQAMDVAQTAFHAAGSSAIFAANPFERRFRDLHAVSQQIQARQSHFETVGAYLLGLDPDPTFL, via the coding sequence ATGCTGACTGACCGCGGGCCGCTGCGTCCGGCCCCCTCCGCACGCTCGTCTGCCGAGCTGCTCGACGCCGCCCGCGCCCTTCGCCCGCGGATCGAGGCGTTGGGCCCCGAGATCGAGGCTGGCCGCGAGCTGCCGGCCGCGCTCGTCGATCTGCTCCACGCCAACGCCCTGTTCCGGATGCTGTTGCCGCGCTCGCTTGGCGGCCACGAGGTCGAGCCGATCGCCTTCGTCCAGGTGCTCGAAGAGATCGCCCGGGCGGACGCCAGCACGGCCTGGTGCATCTGCCAGGCGTCCGGCTGCTCGATGGTCTCCGCCTACATGGACCCCGCCTCCGCCCACGAGGCGTTTGGCGATCCGCGCGCCGTCCTCGCCTGGGGCCAGCCGGTCGGTGCGCGCGCCGACGCCACCGGGGATGGCGGCTACCGCGTCAACGGACAGTGGGTCTTCGCCAGCGGCTCGCACCACGCGACCTGGCTGGGCGGCATCACCGCCCCGATCTTCGAGGCGGACGGCGCACCCCGGCTGCTGCCGAGCGGCGCACAGGAGGCCCGCACGATCCTCTTCCCGGCCGCCCAGGCCACCCTGCAAGACGTCTGGCAGGTCAGCGGCCTGCGCGGCACCGGCAGCGATACCATCACGGTCGCTGATCTGTTCGTGCCGGAAGGCCACACCGCCCGGGTCGAGCCGGCCACCCGCCGCGAGGCTGGCACGCTCTACCGGTTCACCTGGGGCAACCTCTTCTCGTCCGGCTTCTCCTCGGTGGCGCTGGGCATCGCGCGAGGCCTCCTCGACGCCCTGGTGGAGCTTGCGAGCGAGAAGACGCCGCGCGGCCTGCGCGCAACCCTCCGCGAGAACGCCGTGATCCAGCGGCAGGTCGCCATCGGAACGGCCCAATTGGACGCCGCCCGCGCCCTGCTGCACGCCACCCTGCGCGACGCCTGGACGGTCGCCGAGGCGAACGGTCCCGGCCCGCTCCCAATGGAGCTGCGCGTCCGCATCCGGCTCGCCGCGACGTTCGGCATCCACCAGGCGATGGATGTGGCCCAGACGGCGTTTCACGCGGCCGGCTCGTCGGCCATCTTCGCCGCCAACCCGTTCGAGCGCCGCTTCCGCGACCTTCACGCCGTCAGCCAGCAGATCCAGGCCCGCCAGAGCCACTTCGAGACGGTCGGCGCGTACCTCCTGGGCCTCGA